AATCACTCGGTTGCCCACGGCGGCATAGGCCATCCGTCATACCCCAGTGTGTGTTGACAGTTTTTGATATGGTGATATAGTTCACTACAACACCGGTCCACGAGCTCACTAAGGAGAGCCGTCATGAAAACACCGAACCCGATCGCTATCACCGCCGCGGTTCTGTTAACCACGGTCAGCCTGGTCGCCCTGAGCCCGAGCATCCCCAAACTCCCCGCCGCCGACATCGATGGCCTGAAGGTCATCAACCTGGCCCCGGTCGAAGTACGTCCCTCTATCGATGACGAGCGGGCAGCCGCCTTGCCGACAACCGCCAGCCTGATCCTGAGCGGTTCGCCGATCGCTCGCCAGACCGAAAGTGGCGCCAGCTTGCTCGGAGCGCAATTGGCCATGCCCTACTATTCGTTCGGCTCCACCAAGCTCGCTGCCATCGACAAGGAATAAATCCATGTCCATCACCTGGAACGACAGCGTCCCGATCTATCGTCAATTACGCGAACGCGTGGTGGCGATGATCCTGGACGGCGCCTTGAACGAGGGCGACCCGCTGCCGTCAGTGCGCCAGGTGGCCGCGGACTTCCAGATCAATCCGCTCACCGTATCCAAGGCGTACCAGGAACTGGTCGACGATCAACTTGTGGAAAAAAGGAGGGGGCTTGGCATGTTCGTTACCGATGGAGCCCGCGAGGCCCTGCTCAAGTCCGAGCGCGAGCGCTTTTTGCGCGAAGAATGGCCGGCACTGTATGCACGTCTGCAACGCCTTGGCCTGAATCTGAAAACCCTGATGCGCGAAGCGCCGCAGGATCCGGAGAACCCATCATGAATGCTGTCGTCACCGCCAGCGGCCTTAGCAAGCGTTACAAGAATGCGATCGCTCTGGATAACGTCAGTTTCGAGATTCAGCCCGGCCGCATCGTCGGCCTGATCGGCCCGAACGGCGCCGGCAAAACCACCGCTTTGAAGGCAATGCTTGGCCTGACTGATTTCCAGGGCCAGCTCAATGTACTGGGGCTGGATCCGCGCACCCAGCGCGACAGGTTGATGGAACAGGTGTGCTTTATCGCCGATGTCGCCGTGTTGCCGCGCTGGATTCGCGTGCGTGAGGCGGTCGACTTTGTCACCAACATCCATCCGCGTTTCAATCGCGCGAAGTGCGAGACCTTTCTCGCTCGCACCAAACTCACGCCTGATCAACGTGTACGGCAGATGTCCAAGGGCATGATCGTGCAGTTGCATCTGGCACTGGTGATGGCCATCGACGCCAGGATCCTGGTGTTGGACGAACCCACATTGGGTCTGGACATCCTGTATCGCAAACAGTTCTACCAAAGCTTGCTGGAAGAATATTTCGACGATAACAAGACCATTATTGTCACCACTCACCAGGTCGAAGAGATCGAACATATTCTCACCGACCTCATGTTCATACGCGACGGAAAGATTGTGCTGGATACGGATATGGATGCTGTCGGTGAGCGATTTGCCGAAGTCATGGTCAGCGCCGACATGACCGCGACCGCACGTCAGTTGAAACCCTTGGACGAACGCCAGGTATTCGGCAAGAGCATCTTCCTGTTCGACGGTGTCGAACGCGCACGACTGGAAACGCTCGGTGAAATCCGCCGTCCTTCGGTCAGTGACCTGTTCGTCGCCACCATGAAGGGGACTTACGCATGAAAACCGTGTACTGGCTGATCAAGCGCGAATTCTGGGAACATCGCGGCGGCTTTTTCTGGGCCCCGGTGATCACTGGCGGCGTGTTCCTGCTTTTGAACATCATGGGCATCATCGGCGGCGAAGTTTTCGGAGCCCATCACGGCCCCGTCTTCGGCGACTCCAACGATCCCAACAGCCTTGCCTTCATGGTCCGCTCGCTGGATGCCCACCAGATGCAAATGGTTGGATCGGGCCTAGACCTGGCCATGCTTTCGGCCAGCTTCCTGATCAGTGTCGTCTTCTGCTTCGTGGTGTTTTTCTACTGCCTCGGCGCGTTGTATGACGACCGTCGCGACCACAGCATCCTGTTTTGGAAATCCTTGCCGATTTCAAACACCGCCACGGTCGCATCCAAAGTCATCGCTGCCATCGTGGCGGCACCGATCATCGCCATCGTTTGCGGCGTGCTGACCGGCATTGCGATGCTACTGCTGTTTGCCTTGACCTTGTCGCTGCATGGTATCGGCGTCTGGTCTGTGCTGATGTTGGCCCATCCCTTCCAGGTCGTTGGCTTCCTGATCGGTTCGCTGCCTATCTATGTGATGTGGGCGCTACCGACAGTAGGTTGGCTGATGCTGTGCTCGGCCTGGGCCAAGAGCAAGCCTTTCCTGTGGGCGGTGGTGATTCCAGTTGCATTGGGCGTCATCCTCGGCTGGTTCCATCTGCTTGGCATCACTACGCTGAAAACGGATTGGTACTGGAACAAGATCCTGACACGCCTGCTGTTCAGCGTGTTTCCAGGCGGCTGGTTCAAGGAAGCCGGTGTGGATCAGTTGGATCACAATCCTCAGGCCATTGGCAACTTCCTTACCCTGTCCCATGCCTACGGGGTGCTGAGCAAACCCGACATCTGGATTGGCGCAACGGCCGGCATCGCAATGCTTGCCCTGGCCATCTGGTTCCGCCGCTGGCGCGACGATAGCTGAAACGACATAAGCACTGGCAATGTCAGTGATGGCAAGAACGATACCAACGTGCGGCACGACGTCAGCCACCACCGCTACCGCCGTGGATGCCACCCTTGGTCAGCGCACGTGGATCAAGCAGTTTCTTCAGTTCAACTTCGGAAAGCCCGGATTTCTCGAGCGCCACATCCAACACCGAGCGCTTTTCCTTGTAAGCCTGCTTGGCGATCGCCGCACCTTTTTCGTAGCCGATCACCGGATTCAACGCCGTTACCAGAATCGGATTCATCGCCAGCGCCTGATCCACACGCTCGGTATTGACGCGGAAACCGGCGATCGCCTTGTCCGCCAGCAAACGCGACACGCTGGCGAGGATATGAATCGACTGCAGCAGGTTGTAGGCGATCAGCGGCAGCATGACGTTGAGCTGGAAGTTGCCGGATTGTCCTGCAATGGTCATCGCTGCATCGTTGCCGATCACTTGCGCGGCTACCATCGCAGTTGCCTCTGGAATCACCGGATTCACCTTGCCAGGCATGATCGACGAACCCGGCTGGAGTGCCGGCAATTCGATTTCGCCCAAACCAGCGAGCGGGCCGGAATTCATCCAGCGCAAGTCATTGGCGATTTTCATCAACCCCACGGCCAGCGCCTTGAGCTGACCAGAAAGCTCCACCGCGGCATCCTGCGCTGCCATGCCTTCGAAGTAATTGCCGGCTGAATCAAAACGCACACCGGTGAGTTTTTTCAGTTCGCGCGCAACCGCCTTGCCGAATTTCGGATCAGCGTTGATGCCGGTACCTACCGCAGTGCCCCCCAAGGGCAACTGCCGCATGCGCTTCAGGCTATCCTCGATGCGATCGATCGCCGATTCGATCTGCGCCGACCAACCCGACAACTCCTGCCCGAACGTTATCGGCATCGCATCCATTAAATGCGTGCGCCCGGTCTTTGGCACATTGCGCAATTGCTGTGCACGGCGGTCGATAGTGCGCTTGAGGTGTTTTAGCGCTGGCAATAACTCTTCATGCGCGGTCAGCGTTGCACTCACATGGATGGCAGTGGGAATCACGTCATTGGAACTCTGCCCGTAATTCACGTGATCGTTCGGATGCACCTTGTTAGCGGACTTGGCTGCAAGATGCGCGATCACCTCATTGGCATTCATATGGGTGCTGGTGCCTGAGCCGGTCTGGAACACATCAATCGGGAACTGCGCATCGAACTGACCTTCTGCCACGGCCAGGGCAGCCTTGCGGATCGCGGTGGCCTGGCCCTTCTTCAGATGCCCCAGTGCAAGATTGGCTTCGGCCGCGGCGGCCTTGATCAATCCCAGTGCCCGGATAAAGGATCGCGGCAAGTGTAGGCCGGAGATGGGAAAATTATCGATCGCGCGCTGCGTCTGTGCGCCATACAGGGCATCGGCAGGCACTTTTAATTCGCCCATGCTGTCGCGCTCGATACGAAAACCGCTCATGGCTATGCCTCGTACTGGGGAAACGTCACGTGAAATGTGGAGCTCGCAACGACATAACAAGCCCGCCGGCACGTCTTGGGACCCTCTGATTTATTCCTACGCACCCGGCATGACGTCCAGAAGGCCCGCAGGCTGTGTTGCGCGGCGCAGGGCAGACTGGCCGTCTGTTCAAGCCGCGTGGCACAGCCTGCGGGCCTTCTGGACGTCACCCCGACCCTTAAAATCAGCATGTTGGGGCCGCACTGTATGCTCGCCTCGCTGCGACCCAACGTCTCGACAGACAGCCAGTCTGCCTTCGCCGTTGGGTCGCAGCGAGGCGAGCATACAGTGCGGTGACGGGTACGTAGAAATAAATCAGACGGTCCCTTGTGCCACCCGACTATAAGCCGGCCGACGTAAACCCGCCGGCAATGTAAGATGCCTGATTCTGATCCCTCGGAAGCTGCGCGATGTCCACCCATGCCCTCACCGCCCTGTCCCCGCTGGACGGTCGATACACTAGCAAGACCGAAGCGTTGCGCCCCATCTTCAGTGAATTCGGACTGATGCATCGCCGCGTGCAGGTGGAGATCGAATGGCTACTGGCCCTGGCCGCCGAAGCCGGCATTGCCGAGCTACCCGCCTTTACCCCGACGCAGATCGCCAAGCTGAAGACAATTGCCGCCGATTTCAGCGTCGAGGATGGCGCCCGCATCAAAACGATCGAAGCCACCACCCATCATGACGTGAAAGCGGTGGAGTACTTCATCAAGGAGCGCATCGGCAACGACGAATCCCTGGCGCAGGCCAAGGAATTCGTGCACTTCGCCTGCACTAGCGAAGACATCAACAATCTTTCCTATGCACTGATGCTGCGCGATGCACGCGCCCACGTGTTGCTGCCCTGGCTGGACAAGATCATCGCCAAGCTACGCGAGCTGTCACACGCTAACGCTGACCTGCCAATGTTATCGCGCACACACGGCCAGACCGCGTCGCCCAGTACCCTTGGCAAGGAACTGGCCAACGTGGTCGCGCGCCTGGAGCGCCAGCGCAAGCAGCTGGCCGCGGTGGAAGTGCCTGGCAAGATCAACGGGGCGGTGGGCAACTACAATGCGCACGCCATTACCCATCCGGCATTGGATTGGTGCGCGTTCTCGCAGCGTTTCGTCAGCGGCCTTGGCCTTGATTACAATCCGTATACCACGCAGATCGAACCGCACGATGGCGTTGCGGAATACTGCGATGTTGTACGTCGCGCTAATACGATCATGATCGACCTGGCACGTGACATATGGGGTTATATCTCGCTGGGCTACTTCAAGCAGGCGCTGAAAGCCGGTGAAGTGGGCTCCTCGACCATGCCGCACAAGGTCAATCCGATCGATTTCGAAAATGCAGAGGGCAACTTCGGCCTGGCCAACGCACTGCTCTGCCATTTCGCCGAAAAGCTGCCGATCAGCCGCTGGCAGCGCGATTTGACCGACTCCACCGTATTACGCGCACTCGGCACGGCCTTCGGTCACACACTGGTCGCGCTGGAATCGCTGCAAAAGGGCTTGGGCAAGCTCAACGTCAATGCCAACCGCCTTGCCGCCGACCTTGACGCAAGTTGGGAAGTGCTGGCCGAGGCGGTGCAAACGGTCATGCGCCGCTATGGCCTCCCCGAACCCTACGAACAGTTGAAGGCCCTGACCCGCGGCCAGAGCATCACGCGCGAATCGATACGTGAGTTCATCGGCAACCTCGCCCTACCGCATGATGCCAAGCAACGCCTGCTTGACCTGACGCCAGGCACCTACATCGGCCTCGCCGCGAATCTGGCAAAGACGATCTGATCCACCGGACCGGACAAATCAGGGCGGCATTTGTCATGATGCCCACTGCCCGGTTTGAACGAGCATCATGGCGCCACTTTCCGAATTCCTGATTTTCACCGGCATCGGTGCGCTCGCCCAACTGGTGGATGGCGCGCTGGGCATGGCGTATGGCGTTACCTCGGCCGGCATGTTGCTGGGGATGGGTATGCCGCCTGCGCTAGCGAGCGCCAGCGTGCACTACGCGGAAACGTTCACGTGCGGCGCATCCGGCCTGAGTCACTGGTGGGCCGGCAACGTGCAGAAACGCTTGTTCTGGGTATTGGTCATTCCCGGTGTGATCGGCGCCATCCTCGGCGCCACCCTGCTGGCTCATCTGCCACCTACCTGGATTCGATATTTCCTAACGCCCTACCTGCTGTTCATGGGGCTGTTCCTGCTGTTTCGTACGACCCGCCGCAAGGAGCGGCGCAAAGACATACCGCGCGGTACCGGCGTACTGGGTTTCGTGGCCGGGGTGCTCGACGCGGCAGGCGGCGGCGGATGGAGCGCGCTGACGGTCACCACCATGGTGGCGCGTGGGCAGGAACCACGCATGGTGATCGGCAGCGTGCACTTGGCCAAATGCGTGGTGAGTCTTGCTGCCAGCATCGCCTTCCTGCTGAGCATCGGCGAAAGCAAGCTGCACGTCGTGCTTGGGCTGATTCTGGGCGGCGTCATTGCCGCTCCGTTCGGTGCTTGGCTGGTGCGCCGGTTGCCGCCGCGAGTCTCGACCTTGCTGGCCGGTCTGACCGTCATGGCACTGGGTGTGTACAACGCCTATCACCTGTTGCGCTAGGACCTGTTTACCCAAGGCGCAAAGCACGCGGACACGCTTACAATGCCGTCCCATGACTCTTACACATCCATCCCGCAAACCCTTGCCCATCGAAGTGCGCGGCACTGCGAAACTGCCGTTCGGCATGTCCGCCGCGCAATTCCTGCGTGACTATTGGCAAAAGCACCCGTTGCTGATTCGCAACGCTTTTTCTGATTTTCAGTCTCCGGTTACGCCGGAAGACCTCGCCGGTCTGGCCTGCGAAGAAAGCGCCTTGTCGCGTCTGATCCAACACGATGAAGACCGCGAACGCTGGCGCGTGAAAACCGGCCCCTTGAGCGAAAGCGATTTTGCCAAGACGGGCGACGCGAACTGGACCTTGCTGGTGCAGGATGTCGACAAGTGGGATATGGACGTAGCCGCGCTGCTCGACCATTTCCGCTTTCTGCCAAGCTGGCGCGTGGACGATGTGATGATCTCCTACGCCGAACCGGGCGGCGGTGTCGGTGCACACGTCGATCAGTACGATGTGTTTCTGCTGCAGGGGTTGGGGCAGCGCTACTGGGCTATCAGCACCGATCCGAATGCGCCGAAAGATTTCCGCAGCGATGTGGAGCTGAAGCAGCTCCAACACTTCGAACCCACACACAAATGGTTGCTGGATCCCGGCGACATGCTGTATCTGCCGCCCGGCATACCCCACGATGGCGTGGCGTTCGGTGGCCCCTGCATGACTTACTCGGTGGGCATGCGTGCGCCATCACAAGGCGAACTGGTCGGCGATCTTGCCGACTACCTGGCCGAACACCTAACTGAAGACCAGCGCTTCACCGACCCGAACCTTGTGCCCGCCAAGCACCCGGGTGAAATCGACAAGGCTGCGCTAACCCGGGTGCGGGAAGCGGTACCTCTCGCAACCGCGTTGGACGAGGTGACGCTGATCGACTGGTTCGGCCGCTTCATCACCCGTTACCGCAGCGCGCAGACCCCGCTTGCGCTGAGCAAGCCGCTGACCGAAGCGGCGCTGATGAAACAACTCAACGGCGGGGCATCGCTGCTGCGCCATCCGTGGTCGCGCATGGCCTGGGCCCGGCATCGTTCGCGTTGCACCTTGTTCGCCAACGGCCATGCCTACCCTGCCACGATGGAATCGGCTACCCAGCTTTGCGACCAACGTATGTTGTCGCCACCGCACACCTTCAGCACCATCGAACGCGAGTTGATCCTGGCCCTGGTCAATGACGGCTATCTGATTCCTCGCAAACCGCGCGGACGCCACGCATGAACACGACATCCTCCACCCCAGACAACGGCATTCGTGCGATCGAAGGCCGCGAAGAATTCGCAACCGCGCGGCAACAACTGCTGACCGCCACCCACTACAAGTTGGCGATCTACCTGCCAACGCTGCTTGCGGATGTGCTCAGCAGTCCCGTCGAACTGGCAGAACTGCGCCGTATCGTGACTTTGAGAAGGATGAACGCGTGAGCTTGTGGTTTCTGATTTTCCTGAGCGTACTGCAGGGCGTCACCGAACTCTTTCCAGTCAGCAGCCTTGGCCATACCTTGCTGATCCCGGCGCTGTTCGGCATGCACATCGACAAGCACGCACCGCAGCTCATCCCCTTTCTGGTCGCCCTGCACCTAGGTACGGCGCTGGCGCTGCTAGGTTATTTCCGCAAGCGCTGGATCGCCCTGATCCGTGGCTTAGTCACCTCTCTGGGTGGCCATCACAGTGATGATGGCCACATGATGTGGGCGCTGATCATCGGCACGATTCCAGCCGGCCTGGTGGGTGTGCTGCTGGAGAAGAAACTGGAACTGGTGTTCAAGGACCTGCGCATGGTCGCCATGG
The sequence above is a segment of the Dyella sp. M7H15-1 genome. Coding sequences within it:
- a CDS encoding GntR family transcriptional regulator — protein: MSITWNDSVPIYRQLRERVVAMILDGALNEGDPLPSVRQVAADFQINPLTVSKAYQELVDDQLVEKRRGLGMFVTDGAREALLKSERERFLREEWPALYARLQRLGLNLKTLMREAPQDPENPS
- a CDS encoding ABC transporter ATP-binding protein, with product MNAVVTASGLSKRYKNAIALDNVSFEIQPGRIVGLIGPNGAGKTTALKAMLGLTDFQGQLNVLGLDPRTQRDRLMEQVCFIADVAVLPRWIRVREAVDFVTNIHPRFNRAKCETFLARTKLTPDQRVRQMSKGMIVQLHLALVMAIDARILVLDEPTLGLDILYRKQFYQSLLEEYFDDNKTIIVTTHQVEEIEHILTDLMFIRDGKIVLDTDMDAVGERFAEVMVSADMTATARQLKPLDERQVFGKSIFLFDGVERARLETLGEIRRPSVSDLFVATMKGTYA
- a CDS encoding ABC-2 transporter permease, whose protein sequence is MKTVYWLIKREFWEHRGGFFWAPVITGGVFLLLNIMGIIGGEVFGAHHGPVFGDSNDPNSLAFMVRSLDAHQMQMVGSGLDLAMLSASFLISVVFCFVVFFYCLGALYDDRRDHSILFWKSLPISNTATVASKVIAAIVAAPIIAIVCGVLTGIAMLLLFALTLSLHGIGVWSVLMLAHPFQVVGFLIGSLPIYVMWALPTVGWLMLCSAWAKSKPFLWAVVIPVALGVILGWFHLLGITTLKTDWYWNKILTRLLFSVFPGGWFKEAGVDQLDHNPQAIGNFLTLSHAYGVLSKPDIWIGATAGIAMLALAIWFRRWRDDS
- a CDS encoding class II fumarate hydratase, translated to MSGFRIERDSMGELKVPADALYGAQTQRAIDNFPISGLHLPRSFIRALGLIKAAAAEANLALGHLKKGQATAIRKAALAVAEGQFDAQFPIDVFQTGSGTSTHMNANEVIAHLAAKSANKVHPNDHVNYGQSSNDVIPTAIHVSATLTAHEELLPALKHLKRTIDRRAQQLRNVPKTGRTHLMDAMPITFGQELSGWSAQIESAIDRIEDSLKRMRQLPLGGTAVGTGINADPKFGKAVARELKKLTGVRFDSAGNYFEGMAAQDAAVELSGQLKALAVGLMKIANDLRWMNSGPLAGLGEIELPALQPGSSIMPGKVNPVIPEATAMVAAQVIGNDAAMTIAGQSGNFQLNVMLPLIAYNLLQSIHILASVSRLLADKAIAGFRVNTERVDQALAMNPILVTALNPVIGYEKGAAIAKQAYKEKRSVLDVALEKSGLSEVELKKLLDPRALTKGGIHGGSGGG
- the purB gene encoding adenylosuccinate lyase, translating into MSTHALTALSPLDGRYTSKTEALRPIFSEFGLMHRRVQVEIEWLLALAAEAGIAELPAFTPTQIAKLKTIAADFSVEDGARIKTIEATTHHDVKAVEYFIKERIGNDESLAQAKEFVHFACTSEDINNLSYALMLRDARAHVLLPWLDKIIAKLRELSHANADLPMLSRTHGQTASPSTLGKELANVVARLERQRKQLAAVEVPGKINGAVGNYNAHAITHPALDWCAFSQRFVSGLGLDYNPYTTQIEPHDGVAEYCDVVRRANTIMIDLARDIWGYISLGYFKQALKAGEVGSSTMPHKVNPIDFENAEGNFGLANALLCHFAEKLPISRWQRDLTDSTVLRALGTAFGHTLVALESLQKGLGKLNVNANRLAADLDASWEVLAEAVQTVMRRYGLPEPYEQLKALTRGQSITRESIREFIGNLALPHDAKQRLLDLTPGTYIGLAANLAKTI
- a CDS encoding sulfite exporter TauE/SafE family protein, whose protein sequence is MAPLSEFLIFTGIGALAQLVDGALGMAYGVTSAGMLLGMGMPPALASASVHYAETFTCGASGLSHWWAGNVQKRLFWVLVIPGVIGAILGATLLAHLPPTWIRYFLTPYLLFMGLFLLFRTTRRKERRKDIPRGTGVLGFVAGVLDAAGGGGWSALTVTTMVARGQEPRMVIGSVHLAKCVVSLAASIAFLLSIGESKLHVVLGLILGGVIAAPFGAWLVRRLPPRVSTLLAGLTVMALGVYNAYHLLR
- a CDS encoding cupin domain-containing protein — its product is MTLTHPSRKPLPIEVRGTAKLPFGMSAAQFLRDYWQKHPLLIRNAFSDFQSPVTPEDLAGLACEESALSRLIQHDEDRERWRVKTGPLSESDFAKTGDANWTLLVQDVDKWDMDVAALLDHFRFLPSWRVDDVMISYAEPGGGVGAHVDQYDVFLLQGLGQRYWAISTDPNAPKDFRSDVELKQLQHFEPTHKWLLDPGDMLYLPPGIPHDGVAFGGPCMTYSVGMRAPSQGELVGDLADYLAEHLTEDQRFTDPNLVPAKHPGEIDKAALTRVREAVPLATALDEVTLIDWFGRFITRYRSAQTPLALSKPLTEAALMKQLNGGASLLRHPWSRMAWARHRSRCTLFANGHAYPATMESATQLCDQRMLSPPHTFSTIERELILALVNDGYLIPRKPRGRHA